Proteins encoded by one window of Kwoniella shivajii chromosome 8, complete sequence:
- a CDS encoding dihydropyrimidinase, with amino-acid sequence MYNPFEFDLVVRNGIIVTASDEFACDIGIKDGVIVVLGQSLPASPDCELIDAEGGYITPGGIDSHVHINQLGSLGARSSDTWTTGTRGAISGGTTTVIAFAVQAKGKKIMPAVEEYYQTAKGACHCDYSFHSIITDPTENLVKNEIPKMVEFGITSVKIYMTYPLLKLSDKEILDILCGARQAGVTTMVHAENADMIDWMTNNLLERGLVEPWHHGTSRPPLIESEATNRAIALAEVIDAPMLIVHVSSKEATAHIRKAQTRGLPIYAETCPHYALLTADKMHAPGFEGAKCVCAPPVRSDPLDKESIWDGLGNGTFTVFSSDHAPYNYYDAEGKQRGMTNNPTKNPRGNFKNTPNGIPGICTRTPLLWSEGVLKGRISRQKFVELNSTNAAKLYGMYPKKGTIQPGSDADLVIWRTSKSRRPYTITQDKLHHAADYTPFEGMEIEDWPRTVLLRGKIAYDGETNEVLAPAGSGEFIKRGFSTLPGPRGKSDAWINDWNPHEM; translated from the exons ATGTACAACCCATTTGAGTTTGACCTGGTTGTGAGGAACGGTATCATAGTAACAGCTTCT GATGAATTTGCTTGTGATATCGGTATCAAAGATGGTGTCATTGTCGTACTGGGACAAAGTCTACCTGCCAGTCCGGATTGTGAACTTATCGATGCTGAGGGTGGTTACATCACT CCTGGAGGTATCGATTCCCATGTGcatatcaatcaacttgGATCTCTCGGTGCTCGAAGTTCCGATACTTGGACTACAGGAACAAGGGGTGCCATAAGTGGTGGTACGACTACTGTGATAGCATTTGCTGTTCAAGCGAAAGGCAAAAAAATCATGCCTGCCGTGGAAGAATATTATCAAACAGCTAAAGGAGCTTGTCATTGTGATTATTCATTCCACAGTATAATCACAGATCCAACCGAAAATCTAGTCAAAAACGAGATTCCCAAAATGGTTGAGTTTGGAATCACAAgtgtcaag ATATATATGACATATCCACTATTGAAACTGTCGGATAAAGAGATACTTGATATTTTATGCGGAGCACGTCAAGCGGGAGTGACGACCATGGTTCACGCTGAAAACGCCGATATGATAGATTGGATGACGAACAATCTACTCGAAAGGGGATTAGTCGAACCATGGCATCATGGTACTTCAAGACCACCGTTGATCGAATCAGAAGCTACAAACAGAGCTATAGCATTGGCAGAAGTGATTGATGCTCCAATGCTCATAGTTCATGTCAGCTCAAAAGAAGCTACTGCACATATAAGAAAAGCTCAAACTAGAGGCTTACCAATTTATGCGGAAACCTGTCCCCATTATGCTCTTCTAACAGCTGACAAAATGCATGCACCTGGATTCGAAGG AGCCAAATGTGTATGCGCACCACCAGTAAGATCGGATCCATTGGACAAGGAGTCGATCTGGGACGGTTTGGGAAATGGTACTTTTACCGTCTTCTCCTCTGATCATGCACCTTACAATTACTACGATGCTGAAGGTAAACAA AGGGGAATGACCAACAATCCAACCAAGAACCCTCGAGGTAACTTCAAGAACACACCCAATGGAATTCCTGGAATATGTACGAGAACACCATTATTGTGGTCAGAAGGTGTattgaaaggaagaatctCAAGACAGAAATTCGTAGAGCTTAATTCTACAAATGCTGCTAAATTGTATG GTATGTACCCTAAGAAAGGTACAATTCAACCTGGTTCAGATGCGGATTTAGTAATTTGGAGAACATCTAAATCCAGAAGACCGTATACGATAACACAAGATAAATTGCATCATGCGGCTGATTATACTCCTTTCGAAGGTATGGAGATTGAAGATTGGCCAAGAACAGTTCTACTTCGTGGTAAAATAGCATACGATGGAGAGACCAATGAAGTGCTTGCTCCTgcaggttcaggtgaatTCATAAAGAGAGGTTTCAGTACTCTGCC GGGACCAAGGGGTAAATCGGATGCGTGGATCAATGATTGGAACCCGCATGAGATGTAG